The following coding sequences lie in one Anomaloglossus baeobatrachus isolate aAnoBae1 chromosome 7, aAnoBae1.hap1, whole genome shotgun sequence genomic window:
- the CCDC14 gene encoding coiled-coil domain-containing protein 14 isoform X2 gives MARTGDRAGRVLSSGRLPLPLRPVTFKKRWAVRKSSTTSVDSGYSLCSTDSEDQVLVINRGLDRCAALLHDLLQCDVKESQLKPHTVPCTKGNVRSSTMKAKKTAVRKQATAAHVHKERGPLRTAAPALCNAAAQRRRVTSPPLIVPPYDLDHVTTQMQRLIGVSAPGPEASARYNCRLPTSTPARSPQRPAAPRMCGNPGLCQTAPPGGIAHFPSSMPGSSAFSVAGNTEAPALQNAMMLPGQQAAHRVPESYKSVIRDADLLQCVAAHLAQLQQTDIPLQNKAAAYTGESDCERGGPPTQSDDDDAAGAAPVRAVGCQTSLSKHQTPEKTEKKIQTVKCLLGDIKSLVADRGDEEAKRLVTQLENRVSLLPAAVSDINVHAEIALALQPLRSENAQLRRRLRILNQQLRDRERGARTEECSSEVTSLQSMNEALQKSLESLQREHQELRTALEAQKEESRRTAQRIQEKEREICHMTQQSDITSATMQKEVAEATGKVTSVQFKLEAAEKENQILGIALRQRDAEVARLRELTRSLQASMAKLLCDLGKDAPKPKPGSSLTRAALGSYDRQVRSEEGPASTSILNYLKRLETDQVFTGMDAVYSDRPLLPPSGQASCGKGATADMSDDYRTSQTHMTNGGPQSARPAAPNYSPQEPGSESLYLSSTEQRPDDTLYLPLVSSPCKYDVSLRRMCTPPEVHSVPGDLGSGYPGHNHIPRRSTDKNLADLKDSRHLPHTSDPSSETPQHDHRLEAILPETPSPSYQPPVLPQMRSLQVRSDPTNERSVCEGKPDWSICSFSTFTSHDEQDFRNGLAALDANIAELQRTLHNGVRKTQRPTPTMS, from the exons ATGGCGAGAACGGGAGACCGAGCCGGGAGG GTCCTCTCCTCTGGTCGTCTGCCTCTGCCCCTGCGACCTGtaacctttaagaagag GTGGGCAGTTCGGAAATCCTCCACCACGTCTGTAGATTCGGGGTACTCTCTTTGCTCTACTGACTCAGAAGACCAG GTTCTGGTCATTAATCGCGGGCTGGACCGATGTGCTGCACTGCTACATGACCTGTTACAGTGTGACGTGAAAG AGAGCCAGCTGAAGCCTCACACCGTGCCTTGTACCAAAGGGAACGTCAGATCCTCCACCATGAAAGCGAAGAAGACTGCGGTGAGAAAACAGGCGACGGCCGCTCACGTCCACAAGGAGAGGG GCCCTCTCAGGACTGCGGCCCCTGCGCTGTGTAATGCTGCTGCACAGCGACGCCGTGTGACTTCTCCGCCTTTGATTGTGCCGCCATATGATCTGGATCATGTGACTACACAGATGCAGCGGTTAATCGGCGTGTCCGCTCCAG GTCCGGAGGCTTCGGCTCGGTATAACTGTCGGCTCCCGACATCTACGCCAGCCCGGTCCCCCCAGCGTCCTGCAGCCCCCCGG ATGTGCGGTAATCCAGGTCTCTGCCAGACCGCACCACCAGGGGGCATCGCTCACTTTCCATCCTCCATGCCTGGGTCATCGGCTTTCTCGGTGGCGGGCAATACAGAAGCACCTGCACTTCAGAATGCCATGATGCTCCCCGGCCAGCAAGCAGCGCATCGTGTGCCGGAGAGCTACAAGAGTGTGATCAGGGACGCagatctgctgcagtgtgtggccgCGCACCTAGCTCAGCTACAACAGACTGACATCCCCCTGCAGAACAAGGCTGCAGCATATACCGGGGAGTCTGACTGTGAGCGAGGGGGACCCCCGACACAGAGCGATGATGACGACGCTGCTGGTGCAGCCCCTGTGCGTGCGGTCGGCTGCCAAACAAGCCTTAGTAAACATCAGACCCCCGAGAAGACAGAGAAGAAAATACAGACGGTGAAATGTCTACTGGGGGATATCAAGTCCTTGGTGGCGGATCGCG GTGACGAGGAGGCGAAACGTCTGGTTACGCAGTTGGAGAACCGCGTTTCGCTGCTGCCCGCTGCTGTAAGCGACATCAATGTTCATGCGGAGATCGCCCTGGCGCTGCAGCCTCTGCGGAGTGAGAATGCACAGCTGCGCAG GAGATTGCGAATCCTCAACCAACAGCTCAGAGACCGGGAGAGAGGGGCCAGGACGGAggagtgcagctctgaag TGACCTCTCTTCAGTCCATGAATGAGGCCCTGCAGAAAAGTCTGGAGTCTCTGCAGAGGGAACACCAGGAGCTGCGGACGGCGCTGGAGGCACAGAAAGAAGAAAGCAGGCGGACGGCGCAGCGCATCCAGGAGAAGGAGCGGGAAATATGTCACATGACGCAGCAGAGCGACATCACATCTGCCACTATGCAGAAAG aAGTGGCCGAGGCCACGGGGAAGGTGACGTCCGTCCAGTTTAAGTTGGAGGCTGCAGAGAAGGAGAACCAGATTTTGGGGATCGCCCTTCGTCAGCGGGATGCAGAGGTCGCCCGACTCCGAGAACTCACACG GAGTCTACAAGCCAGCATGGCCAAACTGCTCTGCGATCTCGGTAAAGACGCCCCGAAACCCAAACCGGGCAGCAGCCTGACCCGGGCAGCGCTGGGCAGCTATGACAGGCAGGTCCGCAGTGAGGAGGGTCCCGCCAGCACCTCCATACTGAATTATCTGAAGAGGCTGGAGACAGACCAGGTGTTCACAGGCATGGACGCCGTATACTCTGATAGACCTCTGCTCCCACCCAGCGGCCAGGCAAGCTGCGGGAAAGGGGCGACCGCTGACATGAGTGACGACTATAGGACCAGTCAGACACACATGACTAATGGTGGACCCCAGAGCGCTCGTCCTGCAGCCCCCAATTACAGCCCCCAGGAGCCGGGCAGTGAATCGCTTTATCTCAGCAGCACCGAGCAGCGGCCGGATGATACCTTGTACTTGCCTTTGGTGAGCAGCCCATGTAAGTACGATGTGTCCCTGAGGCGGATGTGCACCCCACCCGAGGTTCACAGCGTGCCGGGAGACCTGGGCTCCGGCTATCCGGGCCACAATCACATCCCACGCAGGAGCACTGACAAGAATCTCGCGGATCTCAAAGATTCACGCCATCTGCCCCACACATCAGATCCCTCCTCCGAAACTCCTCAACACGACCACAGGCTAGAAGCGATTCTACCGGAGACCCCAAGTCCGTCATACCAGCCCCCCGTCCTACCACAGATGAGGAGTCTTCAGGTCCGGAGCGATCCAACCAATGAGCGCTCAGTGTGTGAGGGAAAACCCGACTGGAGCATCTGCTCCTTCTCCACCTTCACCTCCCACGACGAGCAGGACTTCAGGAACGGCCTTGCTGCCCTGGACGCCAACATCGCCGAACTGCAGCGGACCCTACACAACGGCGTCCGGAAGACACAGAGGCCCACCCCAACTATGTCCTGA
- the CCDC14 gene encoding coiled-coil domain-containing protein 14 isoform X1, producing MARTGDRAGRVLSSGRLPLPLRPVTFKKRWAVRKSSTTSVDSGYSLCSTDSEDQVLVINRGLDRCAALLHDLLQCDVKESQLKPHTVPCTKGNVRSSTMKAKKTAVRKQATAAHVHKERGPLRTAAPALCNAAAQRRRVTSPPLIVPPYDLDHVTTQMQRLIGVSAPGTSQNSPLTHTVDMLRLTPSLVPSPGPEASARYNCRLPTSTPARSPQRPAAPRMCGNPGLCQTAPPGGIAHFPSSMPGSSAFSVAGNTEAPALQNAMMLPGQQAAHRVPESYKSVIRDADLLQCVAAHLAQLQQTDIPLQNKAAAYTGESDCERGGPPTQSDDDDAAGAAPVRAVGCQTSLSKHQTPEKTEKKIQTVKCLLGDIKSLVADRGDEEAKRLVTQLENRVSLLPAAVSDINVHAEIALALQPLRSENAQLRRRLRILNQQLRDRERGARTEECSSEVTSLQSMNEALQKSLESLQREHQELRTALEAQKEESRRTAQRIQEKEREICHMTQQSDITSATMQKEVAEATGKVTSVQFKLEAAEKENQILGIALRQRDAEVARLRELTRSLQASMAKLLCDLGKDAPKPKPGSSLTRAALGSYDRQVRSEEGPASTSILNYLKRLETDQVFTGMDAVYSDRPLLPPSGQASCGKGATADMSDDYRTSQTHMTNGGPQSARPAAPNYSPQEPGSESLYLSSTEQRPDDTLYLPLVSSPCKYDVSLRRMCTPPEVHSVPGDLGSGYPGHNHIPRRSTDKNLADLKDSRHLPHTSDPSSETPQHDHRLEAILPETPSPSYQPPVLPQMRSLQVRSDPTNERSVCEGKPDWSICSFSTFTSHDEQDFRNGLAALDANIAELQRTLHNGVRKTQRPTPTMS from the exons ATGGCGAGAACGGGAGACCGAGCCGGGAGG GTCCTCTCCTCTGGTCGTCTGCCTCTGCCCCTGCGACCTGtaacctttaagaagag GTGGGCAGTTCGGAAATCCTCCACCACGTCTGTAGATTCGGGGTACTCTCTTTGCTCTACTGACTCAGAAGACCAG GTTCTGGTCATTAATCGCGGGCTGGACCGATGTGCTGCACTGCTACATGACCTGTTACAGTGTGACGTGAAAG AGAGCCAGCTGAAGCCTCACACCGTGCCTTGTACCAAAGGGAACGTCAGATCCTCCACCATGAAAGCGAAGAAGACTGCGGTGAGAAAACAGGCGACGGCCGCTCACGTCCACAAGGAGAGGG GCCCTCTCAGGACTGCGGCCCCTGCGCTGTGTAATGCTGCTGCACAGCGACGCCGTGTGACTTCTCCGCCTTTGATTGTGCCGCCATATGATCTGGATCATGTGACTACACAGATGCAGCGGTTAATCGGCGTGTCCGCTCCAGGTACTTCCCAGAATTCCCCGCTGACACACACGGTGGATATGCTACGTTTAACCCCTTCTCTTGTGCCGTCCCCAGGTCCGGAGGCTTCGGCTCGGTATAACTGTCGGCTCCCGACATCTACGCCAGCCCGGTCCCCCCAGCGTCCTGCAGCCCCCCGG ATGTGCGGTAATCCAGGTCTCTGCCAGACCGCACCACCAGGGGGCATCGCTCACTTTCCATCCTCCATGCCTGGGTCATCGGCTTTCTCGGTGGCGGGCAATACAGAAGCACCTGCACTTCAGAATGCCATGATGCTCCCCGGCCAGCAAGCAGCGCATCGTGTGCCGGAGAGCTACAAGAGTGTGATCAGGGACGCagatctgctgcagtgtgtggccgCGCACCTAGCTCAGCTACAACAGACTGACATCCCCCTGCAGAACAAGGCTGCAGCATATACCGGGGAGTCTGACTGTGAGCGAGGGGGACCCCCGACACAGAGCGATGATGACGACGCTGCTGGTGCAGCCCCTGTGCGTGCGGTCGGCTGCCAAACAAGCCTTAGTAAACATCAGACCCCCGAGAAGACAGAGAAGAAAATACAGACGGTGAAATGTCTACTGGGGGATATCAAGTCCTTGGTGGCGGATCGCG GTGACGAGGAGGCGAAACGTCTGGTTACGCAGTTGGAGAACCGCGTTTCGCTGCTGCCCGCTGCTGTAAGCGACATCAATGTTCATGCGGAGATCGCCCTGGCGCTGCAGCCTCTGCGGAGTGAGAATGCACAGCTGCGCAG GAGATTGCGAATCCTCAACCAACAGCTCAGAGACCGGGAGAGAGGGGCCAGGACGGAggagtgcagctctgaag TGACCTCTCTTCAGTCCATGAATGAGGCCCTGCAGAAAAGTCTGGAGTCTCTGCAGAGGGAACACCAGGAGCTGCGGACGGCGCTGGAGGCACAGAAAGAAGAAAGCAGGCGGACGGCGCAGCGCATCCAGGAGAAGGAGCGGGAAATATGTCACATGACGCAGCAGAGCGACATCACATCTGCCACTATGCAGAAAG aAGTGGCCGAGGCCACGGGGAAGGTGACGTCCGTCCAGTTTAAGTTGGAGGCTGCAGAGAAGGAGAACCAGATTTTGGGGATCGCCCTTCGTCAGCGGGATGCAGAGGTCGCCCGACTCCGAGAACTCACACG GAGTCTACAAGCCAGCATGGCCAAACTGCTCTGCGATCTCGGTAAAGACGCCCCGAAACCCAAACCGGGCAGCAGCCTGACCCGGGCAGCGCTGGGCAGCTATGACAGGCAGGTCCGCAGTGAGGAGGGTCCCGCCAGCACCTCCATACTGAATTATCTGAAGAGGCTGGAGACAGACCAGGTGTTCACAGGCATGGACGCCGTATACTCTGATAGACCTCTGCTCCCACCCAGCGGCCAGGCAAGCTGCGGGAAAGGGGCGACCGCTGACATGAGTGACGACTATAGGACCAGTCAGACACACATGACTAATGGTGGACCCCAGAGCGCTCGTCCTGCAGCCCCCAATTACAGCCCCCAGGAGCCGGGCAGTGAATCGCTTTATCTCAGCAGCACCGAGCAGCGGCCGGATGATACCTTGTACTTGCCTTTGGTGAGCAGCCCATGTAAGTACGATGTGTCCCTGAGGCGGATGTGCACCCCACCCGAGGTTCACAGCGTGCCGGGAGACCTGGGCTCCGGCTATCCGGGCCACAATCACATCCCACGCAGGAGCACTGACAAGAATCTCGCGGATCTCAAAGATTCACGCCATCTGCCCCACACATCAGATCCCTCCTCCGAAACTCCTCAACACGACCACAGGCTAGAAGCGATTCTACCGGAGACCCCAAGTCCGTCATACCAGCCCCCCGTCCTACCACAGATGAGGAGTCTTCAGGTCCGGAGCGATCCAACCAATGAGCGCTCAGTGTGTGAGGGAAAACCCGACTGGAGCATCTGCTCCTTCTCCACCTTCACCTCCCACGACGAGCAGGACTTCAGGAACGGCCTTGCTGCCCTGGACGCCAACATCGCCGAACTGCAGCGGACCCTACACAACGGCGTCCGGAAGACACAGAGGCCCACCCCAACTATGTCCTGA
- the CCDC14 gene encoding coiled-coil domain-containing protein 14 isoform X3, with protein sequence MARTGDRAGRVLSSGRLPLPLRPVTFKKRWAVRKSSTTSVDSGYSLCSTDSEDQVLVINRGLDRCAALLHDLLQCDVKESQLKPHTVPCTKGNVRSSTMKAKKTAVRKQATAAHVHKERGPEASARYNCRLPTSTPARSPQRPAAPRMCGNPGLCQTAPPGGIAHFPSSMPGSSAFSVAGNTEAPALQNAMMLPGQQAAHRVPESYKSVIRDADLLQCVAAHLAQLQQTDIPLQNKAAAYTGESDCERGGPPTQSDDDDAAGAAPVRAVGCQTSLSKHQTPEKTEKKIQTVKCLLGDIKSLVADRGDEEAKRLVTQLENRVSLLPAAVSDINVHAEIALALQPLRSENAQLRRRLRILNQQLRDRERGARTEECSSEVTSLQSMNEALQKSLESLQREHQELRTALEAQKEESRRTAQRIQEKEREICHMTQQSDITSATMQKEVAEATGKVTSVQFKLEAAEKENQILGIALRQRDAEVARLRELTRSLQASMAKLLCDLGKDAPKPKPGSSLTRAALGSYDRQVRSEEGPASTSILNYLKRLETDQVFTGMDAVYSDRPLLPPSGQASCGKGATADMSDDYRTSQTHMTNGGPQSARPAAPNYSPQEPGSESLYLSSTEQRPDDTLYLPLVSSPCKYDVSLRRMCTPPEVHSVPGDLGSGYPGHNHIPRRSTDKNLADLKDSRHLPHTSDPSSETPQHDHRLEAILPETPSPSYQPPVLPQMRSLQVRSDPTNERSVCEGKPDWSICSFSTFTSHDEQDFRNGLAALDANIAELQRTLHNGVRKTQRPTPTMS encoded by the exons ATGGCGAGAACGGGAGACCGAGCCGGGAGG GTCCTCTCCTCTGGTCGTCTGCCTCTGCCCCTGCGACCTGtaacctttaagaagag GTGGGCAGTTCGGAAATCCTCCACCACGTCTGTAGATTCGGGGTACTCTCTTTGCTCTACTGACTCAGAAGACCAG GTTCTGGTCATTAATCGCGGGCTGGACCGATGTGCTGCACTGCTACATGACCTGTTACAGTGTGACGTGAAAG AGAGCCAGCTGAAGCCTCACACCGTGCCTTGTACCAAAGGGAACGTCAGATCCTCCACCATGAAAGCGAAGAAGACTGCGGTGAGAAAACAGGCGACGGCCGCTCACGTCCACAAGGAGAGGG GTCCGGAGGCTTCGGCTCGGTATAACTGTCGGCTCCCGACATCTACGCCAGCCCGGTCCCCCCAGCGTCCTGCAGCCCCCCGG ATGTGCGGTAATCCAGGTCTCTGCCAGACCGCACCACCAGGGGGCATCGCTCACTTTCCATCCTCCATGCCTGGGTCATCGGCTTTCTCGGTGGCGGGCAATACAGAAGCACCTGCACTTCAGAATGCCATGATGCTCCCCGGCCAGCAAGCAGCGCATCGTGTGCCGGAGAGCTACAAGAGTGTGATCAGGGACGCagatctgctgcagtgtgtggccgCGCACCTAGCTCAGCTACAACAGACTGACATCCCCCTGCAGAACAAGGCTGCAGCATATACCGGGGAGTCTGACTGTGAGCGAGGGGGACCCCCGACACAGAGCGATGATGACGACGCTGCTGGTGCAGCCCCTGTGCGTGCGGTCGGCTGCCAAACAAGCCTTAGTAAACATCAGACCCCCGAGAAGACAGAGAAGAAAATACAGACGGTGAAATGTCTACTGGGGGATATCAAGTCCTTGGTGGCGGATCGCG GTGACGAGGAGGCGAAACGTCTGGTTACGCAGTTGGAGAACCGCGTTTCGCTGCTGCCCGCTGCTGTAAGCGACATCAATGTTCATGCGGAGATCGCCCTGGCGCTGCAGCCTCTGCGGAGTGAGAATGCACAGCTGCGCAG GAGATTGCGAATCCTCAACCAACAGCTCAGAGACCGGGAGAGAGGGGCCAGGACGGAggagtgcagctctgaag TGACCTCTCTTCAGTCCATGAATGAGGCCCTGCAGAAAAGTCTGGAGTCTCTGCAGAGGGAACACCAGGAGCTGCGGACGGCGCTGGAGGCACAGAAAGAAGAAAGCAGGCGGACGGCGCAGCGCATCCAGGAGAAGGAGCGGGAAATATGTCACATGACGCAGCAGAGCGACATCACATCTGCCACTATGCAGAAAG aAGTGGCCGAGGCCACGGGGAAGGTGACGTCCGTCCAGTTTAAGTTGGAGGCTGCAGAGAAGGAGAACCAGATTTTGGGGATCGCCCTTCGTCAGCGGGATGCAGAGGTCGCCCGACTCCGAGAACTCACACG GAGTCTACAAGCCAGCATGGCCAAACTGCTCTGCGATCTCGGTAAAGACGCCCCGAAACCCAAACCGGGCAGCAGCCTGACCCGGGCAGCGCTGGGCAGCTATGACAGGCAGGTCCGCAGTGAGGAGGGTCCCGCCAGCACCTCCATACTGAATTATCTGAAGAGGCTGGAGACAGACCAGGTGTTCACAGGCATGGACGCCGTATACTCTGATAGACCTCTGCTCCCACCCAGCGGCCAGGCAAGCTGCGGGAAAGGGGCGACCGCTGACATGAGTGACGACTATAGGACCAGTCAGACACACATGACTAATGGTGGACCCCAGAGCGCTCGTCCTGCAGCCCCCAATTACAGCCCCCAGGAGCCGGGCAGTGAATCGCTTTATCTCAGCAGCACCGAGCAGCGGCCGGATGATACCTTGTACTTGCCTTTGGTGAGCAGCCCATGTAAGTACGATGTGTCCCTGAGGCGGATGTGCACCCCACCCGAGGTTCACAGCGTGCCGGGAGACCTGGGCTCCGGCTATCCGGGCCACAATCACATCCCACGCAGGAGCACTGACAAGAATCTCGCGGATCTCAAAGATTCACGCCATCTGCCCCACACATCAGATCCCTCCTCCGAAACTCCTCAACACGACCACAGGCTAGAAGCGATTCTACCGGAGACCCCAAGTCCGTCATACCAGCCCCCCGTCCTACCACAGATGAGGAGTCTTCAGGTCCGGAGCGATCCAACCAATGAGCGCTCAGTGTGTGAGGGAAAACCCGACTGGAGCATCTGCTCCTTCTCCACCTTCACCTCCCACGACGAGCAGGACTTCAGGAACGGCCTTGCTGCCCTGGACGCCAACATCGCCGAACTGCAGCGGACCCTACACAACGGCGTCCGGAAGACACAGAGGCCCACCCCAACTATGTCCTGA
- the CCDC14 gene encoding coiled-coil domain-containing protein 14 isoform X4 encodes MKAKKTAVRKQATAAHVHKERGPLRTAAPALCNAAAQRRRVTSPPLIVPPYDLDHVTTQMQRLIGVSAPGPEASARYNCRLPTSTPARSPQRPAAPRMCGNPGLCQTAPPGGIAHFPSSMPGSSAFSVAGNTEAPALQNAMMLPGQQAAHRVPESYKSVIRDADLLQCVAAHLAQLQQTDIPLQNKAAAYTGESDCERGGPPTQSDDDDAAGAAPVRAVGCQTSLSKHQTPEKTEKKIQTVKCLLGDIKSLVADRGDEEAKRLVTQLENRVSLLPAAVSDINVHAEIALALQPLRSENAQLRRRLRILNQQLRDRERGARTEECSSEVTSLQSMNEALQKSLESLQREHQELRTALEAQKEESRRTAQRIQEKEREICHMTQQSDITSATMQKEVAEATGKVTSVQFKLEAAEKENQILGIALRQRDAEVARLRELTRSLQASMAKLLCDLGKDAPKPKPGSSLTRAALGSYDRQVRSEEGPASTSILNYLKRLETDQVFTGMDAVYSDRPLLPPSGQASCGKGATADMSDDYRTSQTHMTNGGPQSARPAAPNYSPQEPGSESLYLSSTEQRPDDTLYLPLVSSPCKYDVSLRRMCTPPEVHSVPGDLGSGYPGHNHIPRRSTDKNLADLKDSRHLPHTSDPSSETPQHDHRLEAILPETPSPSYQPPVLPQMRSLQVRSDPTNERSVCEGKPDWSICSFSTFTSHDEQDFRNGLAALDANIAELQRTLHNGVRKTQRPTPTMS; translated from the exons ATGAAAGCGAAGAAGACTGCGGTGAGAAAACAGGCGACGGCCGCTCACGTCCACAAGGAGAGGG GCCCTCTCAGGACTGCGGCCCCTGCGCTGTGTAATGCTGCTGCACAGCGACGCCGTGTGACTTCTCCGCCTTTGATTGTGCCGCCATATGATCTGGATCATGTGACTACACAGATGCAGCGGTTAATCGGCGTGTCCGCTCCAG GTCCGGAGGCTTCGGCTCGGTATAACTGTCGGCTCCCGACATCTACGCCAGCCCGGTCCCCCCAGCGTCCTGCAGCCCCCCGG ATGTGCGGTAATCCAGGTCTCTGCCAGACCGCACCACCAGGGGGCATCGCTCACTTTCCATCCTCCATGCCTGGGTCATCGGCTTTCTCGGTGGCGGGCAATACAGAAGCACCTGCACTTCAGAATGCCATGATGCTCCCCGGCCAGCAAGCAGCGCATCGTGTGCCGGAGAGCTACAAGAGTGTGATCAGGGACGCagatctgctgcagtgtgtggccgCGCACCTAGCTCAGCTACAACAGACTGACATCCCCCTGCAGAACAAGGCTGCAGCATATACCGGGGAGTCTGACTGTGAGCGAGGGGGACCCCCGACACAGAGCGATGATGACGACGCTGCTGGTGCAGCCCCTGTGCGTGCGGTCGGCTGCCAAACAAGCCTTAGTAAACATCAGACCCCCGAGAAGACAGAGAAGAAAATACAGACGGTGAAATGTCTACTGGGGGATATCAAGTCCTTGGTGGCGGATCGCG GTGACGAGGAGGCGAAACGTCTGGTTACGCAGTTGGAGAACCGCGTTTCGCTGCTGCCCGCTGCTGTAAGCGACATCAATGTTCATGCGGAGATCGCCCTGGCGCTGCAGCCTCTGCGGAGTGAGAATGCACAGCTGCGCAG GAGATTGCGAATCCTCAACCAACAGCTCAGAGACCGGGAGAGAGGGGCCAGGACGGAggagtgcagctctgaag TGACCTCTCTTCAGTCCATGAATGAGGCCCTGCAGAAAAGTCTGGAGTCTCTGCAGAGGGAACACCAGGAGCTGCGGACGGCGCTGGAGGCACAGAAAGAAGAAAGCAGGCGGACGGCGCAGCGCATCCAGGAGAAGGAGCGGGAAATATGTCACATGACGCAGCAGAGCGACATCACATCTGCCACTATGCAGAAAG aAGTGGCCGAGGCCACGGGGAAGGTGACGTCCGTCCAGTTTAAGTTGGAGGCTGCAGAGAAGGAGAACCAGATTTTGGGGATCGCCCTTCGTCAGCGGGATGCAGAGGTCGCCCGACTCCGAGAACTCACACG GAGTCTACAAGCCAGCATGGCCAAACTGCTCTGCGATCTCGGTAAAGACGCCCCGAAACCCAAACCGGGCAGCAGCCTGACCCGGGCAGCGCTGGGCAGCTATGACAGGCAGGTCCGCAGTGAGGAGGGTCCCGCCAGCACCTCCATACTGAATTATCTGAAGAGGCTGGAGACAGACCAGGTGTTCACAGGCATGGACGCCGTATACTCTGATAGACCTCTGCTCCCACCCAGCGGCCAGGCAAGCTGCGGGAAAGGGGCGACCGCTGACATGAGTGACGACTATAGGACCAGTCAGACACACATGACTAATGGTGGACCCCAGAGCGCTCGTCCTGCAGCCCCCAATTACAGCCCCCAGGAGCCGGGCAGTGAATCGCTTTATCTCAGCAGCACCGAGCAGCGGCCGGATGATACCTTGTACTTGCCTTTGGTGAGCAGCCCATGTAAGTACGATGTGTCCCTGAGGCGGATGTGCACCCCACCCGAGGTTCACAGCGTGCCGGGAGACCTGGGCTCCGGCTATCCGGGCCACAATCACATCCCACGCAGGAGCACTGACAAGAATCTCGCGGATCTCAAAGATTCACGCCATCTGCCCCACACATCAGATCCCTCCTCCGAAACTCCTCAACACGACCACAGGCTAGAAGCGATTCTACCGGAGACCCCAAGTCCGTCATACCAGCCCCCCGTCCTACCACAGATGAGGAGTCTTCAGGTCCGGAGCGATCCAACCAATGAGCGCTCAGTGTGTGAGGGAAAACCCGACTGGAGCATCTGCTCCTTCTCCACCTTCACCTCCCACGACGAGCAGGACTTCAGGAACGGCCTTGCTGCCCTGGACGCCAACATCGCCGAACTGCAGCGGACCCTACACAACGGCGTCCGGAAGACACAGAGGCCCACCCCAACTATGTCCTGA